Proteins encoded in a region of the Candidatus Zixiibacteriota bacterium genome:
- a CDS encoding O-antigen ligase family protein: RYSSILDDNLDASSENRVKAWKDGLELFVTHPLTGVGAGAFAWARVERFGVYLNPHNLYVQVLAELGSIGTFIFFMFLIDIFRINRRIIKKVQVRGSPHALLEPFARATIIACLSLLVTGIFSHSAYRYTWYLLAALTVVLQQFARMEPEEIAAVPREAQVPKAAESLPHD; encoded by the coding sequence AGGTATTCATCGATATTGGATGACAATCTTGATGCTTCCTCGGAGAATAGAGTCAAGGCCTGGAAGGATGGGCTGGAATTATTCGTTACACATCCTTTGACGGGAGTCGGAGCCGGGGCTTTTGCCTGGGCGCGGGTGGAAAGGTTCGGAGTATATCTTAATCCTCATAATCTCTATGTCCAGGTTCTGGCCGAACTGGGGTCTATCGGGACTTTCATTTTTTTCATGTTCCTGATAGATATATTTAGGATAAATCGCCGCATTATTAAGAAAGTACAGGTCAGGGGCTCGCCCCATGCTCTTCTGGAGCCGTTCGCCAGAGCAACTATCATTGCCTGTCTCTCGCTTCTGGTGACCGGCATTTTCTCCCATTCGGCGTACCGGTACACCTGGTATCTCCTGGCGGCACTGACAGTGGTTTTACAGCAATTTGCCAGAATGGAACCGGAAGAGATTGCCGCCGTGCCGCGGGAGGCACAGGTCCCGAAGGCGGCGGAAAGCCTGCCGCATGATTAG